From a region of the Streptomyces venezuelae genome:
- a CDS encoding NADP-dependent oxidoreductase, giving the protein MRAIVVNEWGGPENLVEREIDRPEPGLGEVLVRVHAAGVNPVDWKTRDSGALIAWGEHPIVGWDVSGTVEAVGPGVTLHSPGDEVYGMPHFPRQAGGYAEYVTAPARHFAPKPAALDHVGAAALPLAALTAWQALVDTAGVGAGQRVLVHAAAGGVGHLAVQIAKARGAYVIGTASAGKHALLRELGADEVIDYRTTDFEDAVADVDVVIDAIGGDYTLRSLKVLKAGGHLVTLPGPDSLPADPQGVHASWVLVEPDLGGLREIAALVEQGLLKPLVDTVLPLEQAAKAHEIGEQGRTTGKIVLTVA; this is encoded by the coding sequence ATGCGCGCGATCGTCGTGAACGAGTGGGGCGGCCCGGAGAACCTGGTCGAGCGGGAGATCGACCGGCCCGAGCCCGGACTGGGCGAGGTCCTCGTCCGGGTCCACGCGGCCGGCGTCAACCCGGTCGACTGGAAGACCCGGGACAGCGGTGCGCTCATCGCCTGGGGCGAGCACCCGATCGTCGGCTGGGACGTCTCCGGCACCGTCGAGGCGGTCGGCCCCGGCGTGACGCTCCACTCGCCCGGTGACGAGGTGTACGGCATGCCGCACTTCCCGCGGCAGGCGGGCGGCTACGCCGAGTACGTGACCGCCCCCGCCCGGCACTTCGCCCCCAAGCCGGCCGCGCTGGACCACGTGGGGGCCGCGGCGCTGCCGCTGGCCGCGCTGACCGCCTGGCAGGCCCTGGTGGACACGGCCGGGGTCGGCGCCGGGCAGCGGGTGCTGGTGCACGCGGCGGCCGGCGGGGTGGGCCACCTGGCGGTGCAGATCGCCAAGGCGCGCGGCGCGTACGTGATCGGCACGGCGAGCGCGGGCAAGCACGCGCTGCTGCGCGAGCTCGGCGCCGACGAGGTGATCGACTACCGCACCACCGACTTCGAGGACGCCGTCGCCGACGTGGACGTCGTGATCGACGCCATCGGCGGGGACTACACGCTCCGCTCGCTGAAGGTCCTCAAGGCCGGCGGCCACCTCGTGACCCTGCCCGGCCCCGACTCCCTGCCGGCCGACCCGCAGGGCGTGCACGCCTCCTGGGTCCTGGTGGAGCCGGACCTGGGCGGCCTGCGGGAGATCGCGGCGCTCGTCGAGCAGGGTCTGCTGAAGCCGCTGGTCGACACGGTGCTGCCGCTGGAGCAGGCCGCGAAGGCCCACGAGATCGGCGAGCAGGGCCGCACCACCGGCAAGATCGTCCTGACGGTCGCCTGA